acccaaaaccaccccaaaaatacattaaaaacaccccaaaaatatggtaaaaatactgcaaaaaacacccaaaaatatattaaaaataccccaaaaatatggtaaaaatacccccaaaaatacattaaaaacaccccaaaaatacattaaaaccaccccaaaaacgTGgttaaaataccccaaaaaagtTCCAAaagtatgttaaaaaaaaaacccaaaaaaccccgaaAACATGTTAGAAATACcaccaaaataccccaaaaatatgttaaaaacacgcccaaaaataccccaaaacgtcccaaaaatatgttaaaaataccctcaaaaattccctcaaaattccccaaaaattgccttaaaaacaccccaaaagtcccacaaaataccccaaaaaaaccccaaaaaatttttaaaaatccccacaaaaatcctgaggaaaaaaaccccaaaaaacccgaAAAATGCCACCAAACCCCCCCCCAAGATGGCAAAAAtcccccacaaaaaaccccaaaatacacaaaaataccacaaaaaaaccccccaaaatatttgaaaaaaaaaaaccaaaaaattataaaaatccccccaaaaagccccaaaaatcccacaaaagccccaaaaattcctcaaaaaatttttaaaaaaatcccaaaaaattctctcaaaaatcccaaaaaaatcccacaaaaaacccaaaaaattcctcaaaaaaaattcaaataatcccaaaaaattccctccaaaaaaccccaaaaaaatcccttgaaaaaccaaaaaaattcctcaaagaaacctcaaaaaaatcccacaaaaaccccccaaaagtCCCCGCCTCCCCTCCCCCCTTCCAGAACATTCCTGGCCCCGCCCCTTCACAGTGGGACCCCAATTAAATATTCATGGCTTTGGGATCGGGGGCGTGGCCTCATTTTGGTGGGCGTGGCCTGGTGTGGGATAAATACCTGGTTTGGGGGTGTGGCCTCATTTGGGGGCGTGGCCTGTGGTTTATCATCAAATCCCGCTGGTTGGGGGCGTGGCCTGTTTGCTGAGGGGTGTTCCCTGTCGATTGGGGGCGTGGCCTCATTTTGGCGGGAATTTCCAAGATGGACACAAGGGGGGAGGGGCTGCttcattttccccaaaatccccccaattTTCACTTTTCTACCTCAAAATTTCACTTTTCTACCTcaaaattttccctttttaccTCGAAATTCCATCTTtgacccccaaaattcctcgcaaacccccaaatttccttCTTTTACCTCAAAATTCCTCATACAAACTCCAAATTTCCTTTTTGCCtcaaaatttcttcttttttacaCCTAAATTTCCTTTTAACCCCAAGTTTCCCCCTTTTAACCTcaaaatttcctcatttttacctcaaaattctttatttaaccccaaaattttgcctttttacctcaaaattttcttttttaccccaaaattccccttttgaccccataatttccttttttccctcacaATTCCCTCTTCGaccccaaattttcccttttttacctcaaaatttcctttttttacctCAGAATTTCCCCTTtgaccccaaaatttcccctttTTACCTCAAAAATCCTCATTTAACCCCAAATTTCCTCTGTTTTACCTcagattttccctttttaaccccaaaattccctctttgACTGcaaaatttcctcttttttaccTCAAAATTCCCCCGGACCCCTCAGGAATCCCTTCCCCGCTTTGGCCACGCCCCCTCGCAAACCACGCCCTCTCAGCGCTTCGTTACCTTATATGGCTCCTTAACCACGCCCACAGCGGGCGGGGCTTCCCTCAAGCCGCGCCCACCCCGCCAAACCCGTCCCGTCGCCGCTTGTGACGTCACCCCCGCGCGCCGCGCTGCCCGCAAGGCCCCGGCGCGGCGCTGCCGGTGGGGCTGCCCGCGGCGCCGCCTGTCCCGGTTCGCTCCCGGTTCCTCTCGGTTTATCTCTCCCGGTTCTGGCTCGGTTCTGTCCCGCGGTGCTGCCTGTTCCGGTTTGGTTCCGCTTCGCTCCCGGTTCTCTCCCGGCGGCGCCGCCTGTCCCGGTTCTGTCCCGGTTCTGTCCCGGTTCTGTCCCGGTTCTGTCCCGGTTCGGTGCCGTGATGTCGCTCTGGTCCCGGTGCCCGCTGGTCGAGGACAGCTTCAGCCGCCTGGGCTCGCAGAGCAACGTCTACGGGCtggcggcgctgcccggcccgcTGCCCCTCGGCTCCTGGcccggtcccggtgccggttccgctcccggtgccggtgccggttcTGACCCGGTCCGGGGCCCCGGCCCGCTGCCCCCGCGCTCCTGGCCCGCTCCTGACTCGGTTCAGGGCCCCGGTTCCTCTTCTGCTCCTGGCCCCGTTCGTGCTCCCGGTCCCGGTTCCGGTCCCGGTCCTGACCCAGCTCCCGGTCCCGCTCCCGATTCCATTCCTGTACCCGGTCCCGGTTCCGTTCCCGGTTCTGTTCCCGATTCCGTTTCCGTTCCCGCTCCGGTTCCGGGTCCCAGTTCTGTTCCCGGCCCGGTTCCGGTCCCAGGTCCCGGTTCTGCTCCGGTCCTGGGTCCCGGGGCTCTGCCGGGTTCTGATCCCGGTCCCGGTTCCAGTTCCGGTTCTGTCCTGGTTCCGGGTCCCGGTTGTGTTCCCTGTTCCAGTTCCATTCCCGGTTCCGGTTCCAGTTCTGCTCCGGTTCCGGTCCCTGGTCCCGGGTCTGTTCCTGTTTCCGATCCCATTCCGGGTTCCGGTCCCGGTTCTGTTCCCTGTTTTGGTTCTGATCCCGTTCCCGGTTCTGATCCTGGTTCCGGTGCCGGTTCCGGTTCTGTCCCGGTGCCGGGTCCCGGTTCCATTCCTCTTTCCGGTCCCATTCCCGGTTCTGTTCCTGGCTCTgttcccggtcccggtcccggttccGGTTCTGATCCAGTTCCAGTCCCCGGTCCCGGTGCCCTGCCGGGTTCCGATCCCGTTCCCGGTTccgttcccgttcccggttCGGGTCCAGCCCCGGTTCCGGTGCCGGGTCCCGGCGCTCTGCTGGCGGCGGCTCTCAAGGGGAAGGTTCTGCTGTT
This genomic window from Passer domesticus isolate bPasDom1 chromosome 35, bPasDom1.hap1, whole genome shotgun sequence contains:
- the LOC135288749 gene encoding tetra-peptide repeat homeobox protein 1-like — its product is MSLWSRCPLVEDSFSRLGSQSNVYGLAALPGPLPLGSWPGPGAGSAPGAGAGSDPVRGPGPLPPRSWPAPDSVQGPGSSSAPGPVRAPGPGSGPGPDPAPGPAPDSIPVPGPGSVPGSVPDSVSVPAPVPGPSSVPGPVPVPGPGSAPVLGPGALPGSDPGPGSSSGSVLVPGPGCVPCSSSIPGSGSSSAPVPVPGPGSVPVSDPIPGSGPGSVPCFGSDPVPGSDPGSGAGSGSVPVPGPGSIPLSGPIPGSVPGSVPGPGPGSGSDPVPVPGPGALPGSDPVPGSVPVPGSGPAPVPVPGPGALLAAALKGKVLLFRYRQLRPRLRPLARELQFTYIPGTGSGNRDRNRNRNRNGGLGGFGDFLGIILIFFGIFFGDYFDFLGIFFGDYFDFFGIFSGFFLGIILIFRGFLGGFLRVLWVTSPVPGTGPELGLGGLGDFLGGL